CGCTGCTGGACAACATCGCGAAGGCACCGATCACAGCGACGACGCTCGTTCAGGTCCTGCGGCTGACCGAGAGAATGCCCGCCGCGCAGGCGCTCACGGTGGAGTCACTCGCATATGCCACGCTGCAGTCGGGGGCGGAGTTTCGCCGATGGTCCGAGTCCCATCCACCTGAGCCGAGCCGGATTCCGACCGACAACGGCCCTCCGGTCTGCATTGAACGCCACAACGGGACGATTGAGATCAGGCTGAATCGCCCCTCCAGCCGCAACGCTATGACCTTGGAGATGCGCGACGCATTGGTCGAAGCATTCGAGCTAGCGAGCACGGACGACAGCGTCAGTACCATCGAGGTGAGCGGGGTCGGCGCTTGCTTCTCCACCGGAGGCGCACTCGATGAGTTTGGCACTGCCGTCGACCCCGCCAACGCACACGCGGTGCGTAGCCTGCGCCTGCCCGCAGCCACCCTGCTGCGCAGCAATGCGACCACTCGGTTCCATGTGCACGGCGCATGCATCGGATCGGGCATCGAGTTGCCTGCGTTCGCCAACCACCTGAGCGCCAGTCCGGGTAGCTTCTTCCAACTCCCGGAGATCCACTTCGGGCTGATACCCGGCGCTGGCGGCTGCGTCAGCATCCCGCGCCGGATCGGCAGGCAGCGAACCGCTTACCTGGCACTCTCTGCACGTCGCATCAATGCGACCACGGCGCTCGAATGGGGTCTTGTCGACGAGATCAGGCCGGCAGCTACACCCTAGCAGCTTACGCGTAATGGATGACGCGTCCGGCGCCAACCGTCAGACGAACCTCGACCGCGGCGGCGTCCTCGAACACCTGCTTTAAGGGCCGGTCAAGCACGCACAGATCGGCGACACTACCGACCGCCAGCCTGCGACGGGTGAGACCCGGTCGTAGCGGGTCCGAGCAGTAAAGATCGAGCACCGAGGCGGGCCCGAGCCGCTCGGTGGCGCCCAGCAGATGTCCCGCGCGTGTCCGCCGCTCCAGCGCCGCGGCCAACGCCTGCCAAGGATCGGGATCCCCGTACGGCGCATCGGATCCGGCACCTAAAGGAATCCCCGCAGCAGCGAAGCTTCCTGCACGGTAGATCCCTTCCAGCTCAGTTGTCGACAGCGAGGCGAGGTAGGTGTCGCCGCGTTCGAAAATGAAATTCGGCTGCGTGACGACGTGCAGGCTCGCCTCGCGGATCAGTTCGACCGCCTCCGCAGTCGCTAGGGCCGCATGCTCCAGGCGGTCGCCGGCCTGCACGCCTGCTGCCTGCAGCGCCGCTACCGCTAGCAAGAGCTCGACGAGCGTCACGCAATGAACGGCCACCGGACGGCCCACGCCGTGGCTGCGCTCGATCCGCTCGCACAATGCGTCGAACGAGGGCAGAGCCGCTTCGCGCAGATGGATCTTTGTTGCGCCTACGGAGAGACCGGGCATCGTCCAAGACGGGTCGAGCGCCTCGCTACCCATCATCAGCACATTCTGTTTCAGACGCCCTGCCTCACGTTCGGCAGCAAAATGGCGAAACTCGGCGAGGCCGTTTCCAGGGCTCGCCTCGGTCACGCCAGTGATGCCGAAGCGGGCAAGCCGCAGGCTGGCTTCCCCCAGCGCCGGCATGGACCCGCCGAGCCGCTCCCGCAGCCAGGCATCCGCGCTGTAGATGCGCCCGGTCAGTCTGCCCTCGACGCGCTCGAACGGATCTTCCCCACCCCTCTCATCGACCCCGAGGCATTGCAGGCCAAGAGAGTTGAAGATCCAGAGTTGACCGCTGCGATGCTGGATGCGAGCCGGGCGTCCGGGCACGACACGATCCAGCCAGCATCGGTCGATATCGCCCGCCACCGACTCGTGATAGCCAACGCCACGGATCCAGCCGTTGGAACCTCCGGCGCATCTGGTGAGCGTCGCAGCAAGCGCTTGCGCGCAATCGAGCTGCGGCGGTCCGCAATGCACCGAGTCGATCGCTGCGGCGTAGGCGAGTAGATGCAGGTGATGATCGTGCAGGCCAGGCAACACCGCGCCACCCGCAGCATCGAACACGCTCTCGCCCGGCTCGACAGTAAGGTCCGGCGCAAGCGCGACGATGTGCGCACCGTAGATACGGAGAGCGACCTGCGCGTGCTCGGGCGTGTTCGCATTGACGATCAGCATGCGAGCAACTCGTCCAGGGCTGCGTTGTCGGCACCATGCGTGCGCGCAACGCCGCCCACAATGGGCCGCTGCGGCCTGCAGCCAAGCAGTCCGCATGCGGACGCCAGCGCATGCCAGCGCCGCATGCGCGCCTGAAGCGCATCCACACCGCGCCACTGTTCCCAGGCTGCGCAGCACTCCACCACATCGCGCATGGCGAGCGAGACCAGGCTTCCACCCCCGGCGGCATGTGCGCACCAGGCCGCAAGCGCGGCATGCAGCCCCGTCAGCGGATCGGCGATTGCATCCCCGCAGAACGCCCATTCTCCGGTGGCTTGCGCAAGCACCGCAGACAATCCGCCCCCCACGCCGGCGTCGTCACCAAAGGCGACCCAGTTCGCCTCGGGTTCCTCGCGACCATGGCCGGTGATACTGACCCAGCTCAGGCCAGGATTCTCGGCGAGCATGCGCTCGGCGTCGATGCCAAGCTGGCGCAGTGCGCGCGGCCGGGAGGCCTCGATGACGATGTCGGCCGTCTCGATCAGTCGGCGCAGCCGAGCCACCCCCTGGGCGGACGTGAAATCGATCGCCACGCAGGTCTTGCCCGAATTGAGCAGATCGAAGAAGTCCGGGTTGCCGGCGCGGGCGCCGTCGGGGCGGAGCGTGCTCTCGACCTTGATCACGCTGGCACCGAGCTGGTGCAGTATCTGCGCGCAGAGCGGCCCCGCCCAGAGTGAAGAGAGGTCGACCACCCGGGGTACGCGTCCACTTCGCGCAGGCTCAACGCGCTCACCGAAGTTCTGCACACGACACCAAGGGACACCGTCCCGCGGCAACGCATTCGCGTCGGCCGCCGGCAAGCCGAGCAGCCGCGCACGCCCAAGCGCCGCCTCCACCGTATGGGCACCAAGGGCCGTGGCGAGCTGCGCCCAGTCCGCAATCTCACGCCCCTCCATCCATGCGGGTACCAGCTCCCAATCCTCGGCGCGCGCCAGATTGACGGCCAGCATGCCGTCTGCGGCCTGCAGCAGACGGCAGCTACCGCCGGGAGAGTGGCGCCCCTGCCGGCGCAGGCCGAGCAGTGCGGCACGGTGCACAAGCATGACGTCCGCCTGCTGCCACGCGGGTGGCAACTTGACACCGAGTGCCGCGAGCGCCCTCAGCACAGCGTTGGCACATGCCCCAACCGGGGCGGGCAGCATCCTGCCGGGTCGTGAGGGGTTCCCGGTAATCCACATCAGCCCACTGCACACCCAGGCCAGCGCCGGATGAAGGTCTGCCGGTCCAGATTCGATGCGGACATCCGCACCGAGCGCCGCAAGCAGATGCGCGGCGTAACGGGTCTCACACCCCTCCCCCGCAAGGATGAAGCCGCGGCCGGACAGAAGCATCCCCGCCGTCGAGTTGGAGGGCACTGCACGTCCGGCATCCATGTTCGCACCCGCCTTCAGGTCGGGAGCGAGAGCTCGTCGCGCAGCACCCTGCGCAGGATCTTGCCCATCTCGTTGTAGGGCAGTTGCTTACGGAAGCTGATCACGGCAGGCACGCGCGAGGAGCGCAGGCG
This region of Thauera sp. JM12B12 genomic DNA includes:
- a CDS encoding CoA transferase, with the protein product MDAGRAVPSNSTAGMLLSGRGFILAGEGCETRYAAHLLAALGADVRIESGPADLHPALAWVCSGLMWITGNPSRPGRMLPAPVGACANAVLRALAALGVKLPPAWQQADVMLVHRAALLGLRRQGRHSPGGSCRLLQAADGMLAVNLARAEDWELVPAWMEGREIADWAQLATALGAHTVEAALGRARLLGLPAADANALPRDGVPWCRVQNFGERVEPARSGRVPRVVDLSSLWAGPLCAQILHQLGASVIKVESTLRPDGARAGNPDFFDLLNSGKTCVAIDFTSAQGVARLRRLIETADIVIEASRPRALRQLGIDAERMLAENPGLSWVSITGHGREEPEANWVAFGDDAGVGGGLSAVLAQATGEWAFCGDAIADPLTGLHAALAAWCAHAAGGGSLVSLAMRDVVECCAAWEQWRGVDALQARMRRWHALASACGLLGCRPQRPIVGGVARTHGADNAALDELLAC
- a CDS encoding enoyl-CoA hydratase/isomerase family protein, which encodes MFSTSGCATITASRLGELAFESAYSSALSPLNGPFCLLIELDGSSKAEGTELPPRLHQWVATQAGPVIGVGNASAGRHALGATCDLVLPDDKGLGTLLDNIAKAPITATTLVQVLRLTERMPAAQALTVESLAYATLQSGAEFRRWSESHPPEPSRIPTDNGPPVCIERHNGTIEIRLNRPSSRNAMTLEMRDALVEAFELASTDDSVSTIEVSGVGACFSTGGALDEFGTAVDPANAHAVRSLRLPAATLLRSNATTRFHVHGACIGSGIELPAFANHLSASPGSFFQLPEIHFGLIPGAGGCVSIPRRIGRQRTAYLALSARRINATTALEWGLVDEIRPAATP
- a CDS encoding amidohydrolase family protein encodes the protein MLIVNANTPEHAQVALRIYGAHIVALAPDLTVEPGESVFDAAGGAVLPGLHDHHLHLLAYAAAIDSVHCGPPQLDCAQALAATLTRCAGGSNGWIRGVGYHESVAGDIDRCWLDRVVPGRPARIQHRSGQLWIFNSLGLQCLGVDERGGEDPFERVEGRLTGRIYSADAWLRERLGGSMPALGEASLRLARFGITGVTEASPGNGLAEFRHFAAEREAGRLKQNVLMMGSEALDPSWTMPGLSVGATKIHLREAALPSFDALCERIERSHGVGRPVAVHCVTLVELLLAVAALQAAGVQAGDRLEHAALATAEAVELIREASLHVVTQPNFIFERGDTYLASLSTTELEGIYRAGSFAAAGIPLGAGSDAPYGDPDPWQALAAALERRTRAGHLLGATERLGPASVLDLYCSDPLRPGLTRRRLAVGSVADLCVLDRPLKQVFEDAAAVEVRLTVGAGRVIHYA